The following proteins are encoded in a genomic region of Thiomonas sp. X19:
- a CDS encoding IS30 family transposase, whose translation MTRTTYRQLQPAERMRIEIWKAEKVSLRAMARRLGRAPSTLTRELARNAQDSAGSYDAMVGQTLRARRRAASRPAAKLAPSSVLWGAVREMLAWKWSPQEIAATLKRTYPDDSSRHVSHETIYNAIYAHPKGELRRELIACLRQGHGKRLPRSRGTDRRGQIPEMVSIHVRPPEIEDRLMPGHWEGDLIKGAGNKSAVAVLVERMSRAVLLAKMPDSTAASALQAFTTKLQSLVAPLRQSMTYDQGREMSRHADLTAATGVRVYFCDPHSPWQRGTCENTNGLLRQYMPKGTDLSVYSQQKLDAIADSLNTRPRQTLGWRSPLQVLAEILVNPQEPSPVH comes from the coding sequence ATGACAAGAACGACGTACCGACAGCTTCAACCCGCCGAACGCATGCGCATTGAGATCTGGAAAGCCGAGAAGGTCAGTCTGCGGGCCATGGCCCGCAGACTGGGCCGTGCGCCCTCGACCTTGACGCGGGAGCTTGCCCGCAATGCCCAAGACAGCGCGGGGAGCTACGACGCCATGGTGGGGCAGACCCTGCGCGCCAGGCGCCGCGCCGCCAGCCGTCCAGCGGCGAAGCTGGCCCCCAGCAGCGTGCTCTGGGGTGCGGTGCGCGAGATGCTGGCGTGGAAGTGGTCGCCCCAGGAGATCGCCGCTACGCTCAAGCGCACCTATCCTGACGATTCCAGCCGCCACGTGTCCCACGAGACGATTTACAACGCCATCTACGCCCACCCCAAGGGCGAGCTGCGGCGCGAACTCATCGCCTGCCTGCGCCAGGGCCATGGGAAGCGCCTGCCGCGTTCGCGCGGCACCGACCGCCGCGGCCAGATCCCCGAGATGGTCAGCATTCATGTGCGCCCGCCCGAGATCGAGGATCGTCTGATGCCCGGCCACTGGGAGGGCGACCTCATCAAGGGGGCGGGCAACAAGTCGGCTGTGGCCGTGCTGGTCGAACGCATGAGCCGCGCCGTCTTGCTGGCCAAGATGCCCGACTCCACGGCGGCATCGGCGCTGCAAGCCTTCACCACCAAGCTGCAATCCCTGGTGGCGCCGCTGCGCCAGAGCATGACCTACGACCAGGGCAGGGAGATGAGTCGGCATGCCGATTTGACGGCCGCCACCGGCGTGCGGGTGTACTTCTGCGACCCGCACAGCCCCTGGCAGCGCGGCACCTGCGAGAACACCAACGGCCTGCTGCGCCAGTACATGCCCAAGGGCACGGATCTGTCGGTCTACTCGCAGCAAAAACTCGACGCGATCGCCGACAGCCTCAACACCCGGCCGCGCCAAACCCTGGGCTGGAGGTCGCCACTGCAGGTGCTCGCGGAAATCCTCGTCAACCCCCAAGAACCCTCTCCCGTCCATTAA
- a CDS encoding helix-turn-helix domain-containing protein codes for MHETAQHLHIPPFSKELPGPIAFRTANMPAHATYPQHSHAWGEFVYAFSGVMEIKLGDRHLLAPPQYGVWLAPNLEHRGLNRQAACHGSLYIAEELCGALPKTCCALVVSPLMRALLDHLRQHAPVLPRPDAVNRLLQVLVDQLTTAACAGSYLPMSEDPLLNPLLLGLEANPGDTRSVAELASLVHTTERTLMRRCQRELGMSLAQWRKRLRVVSSMPRLQSGETVENIAHDLGYSTSSAFISMFRRLMGATPDEYRKGASAS; via the coding sequence ATGCACGAAACCGCGCAACACCTCCACATTCCCCCCTTCAGCAAAGAGTTGCCGGGTCCGATTGCCTTTCGCACCGCCAACATGCCTGCGCATGCCACCTATCCACAGCACAGCCATGCCTGGGGCGAGTTTGTCTACGCTTTCAGCGGGGTGATGGAAATCAAGCTGGGAGACAGGCATCTCCTGGCGCCGCCGCAATACGGCGTCTGGCTTGCGCCGAATCTCGAGCATCGGGGGCTGAACCGGCAGGCGGCTTGCCACGGCTCGCTCTATATCGCCGAGGAATTGTGTGGGGCACTCCCCAAGACCTGCTGTGCGCTGGTGGTCAGCCCCCTGATGCGGGCGTTGCTGGATCATCTGCGGCAGCATGCTCCGGTATTGCCGAGACCGGATGCAGTGAATCGGCTGCTGCAAGTTTTGGTGGATCAGTTGACCACAGCAGCTTGTGCGGGCAGCTATTTGCCCATGTCGGAGGACCCGCTGCTGAACCCGTTGTTGCTGGGACTGGAGGCCAACCCTGGCGACACGCGCTCAGTGGCGGAATTGGCCAGCTTGGTGCACACCACCGAGCGCACCCTGATGCGCCGTTGCCAGCGGGAGTTGGGCATGTCGCTCGCGCAATGGCGCAAGCGCTTGCGGGTTGTCAGCTCCATGCCGCGGCTGCAGTCTGGTGAGACCGTCGAGAACATCGCGCACGACCTTGGGTACAGCACATCTTCGGCGTTCATCAGCATGTTCCGCCGCCTGATGGGGGCCACGCCCGATGAATATCGCAAGGGCGCTTCGGCCTCTTGA
- a CDS encoding DUF1330 domain-containing protein, whose translation MAAYIYADIDITDPAAYETYRQQVPALIAAHGGRYLVRGGAVEVLEGDHVPRRQVILEFPDMAHLQAFYTSPQYKTLIAIRQGASLGSLLAIEGV comes from the coding sequence ATGGCCGCTTACATCTACGCCGACATCGACATCACCGATCCCGCCGCCTACGAAACCTACCGTCAGCAAGTGCCGGCGCTGATTGCAGCCCATGGCGGGCGCTATCTGGTGCGCGGCGGCGCCGTCGAAGTGCTGGAGGGCGACCACGTGCCGCGGCGCCAGGTCATCCTCGAATTTCCGGACATGGCGCATCTGCAGGCGTTCTACACCTCGCCGCAGTACAAGACGCTGATCGCGATCCGCCAGGGCGCCTCGCTTGGCAGCCTGCTGGCCATTGAAGGCGTGTGA
- a CDS encoding LysR family transcriptional regulator produces the protein MIMSPLDLRHLSTLQALAETGSLTRAALRVHLTQSALSRQIAVLEDHYGQRLFERTQPAVRFTPAGQRLLDLAAEVLPRVRDAERALAQLREGQSGSLRIAVECHSCFDWLMPAMDALRPRWPEVEMDLLSGFLADPLQPVLDGRADLAVLHEAPPPSAAFVVLALFSFDFVALLARDHPLAAQPALQAADFAAETLITYPVPDDKLDVMRQLLLPAGVRPAARRSAELTAAIVQLVASKRGIAVLPRWAALPYLERGYVVGRPLGAPALRGELFAAMPAELAHRAYLREFVELVRGSEQAREAQG, from the coding sequence TTGATCATGAGTCCACTCGATCTGCGGCATCTCTCCACCCTGCAAGCCCTGGCTGAAACCGGCAGTCTCACCCGCGCTGCGCTGCGCGTGCATCTGACGCAATCGGCCCTGTCGCGGCAGATTGCGGTGCTGGAGGACCATTACGGCCAGCGCCTGTTCGAGCGCACCCAGCCCGCGGTGCGCTTCACCCCCGCCGGGCAGCGTCTGCTGGACCTTGCCGCCGAAGTGCTGCCGCGCGTGCGCGACGCCGAGCGGGCGCTGGCGCAACTGCGCGAGGGGCAGAGCGGCAGCCTGCGCATCGCGGTGGAATGCCATAGCTGTTTCGACTGGCTGATGCCGGCGATGGACGCGCTGCGCCCGCGCTGGCCGGAAGTGGAAATGGACCTGCTCTCCGGCTTTCTCGCCGACCCGCTGCAGCCGGTGCTGGACGGCCGTGCCGACCTGGCCGTGCTGCACGAAGCCCCGCCACCTTCGGCCGCGTTTGTCGTGCTGGCGCTGTTCAGCTTCGACTTCGTCGCGCTGCTGGCGCGCGACCATCCACTCGCCGCACAGCCCGCGCTGCAAGCCGCCGACTTTGCCGCCGAGACCCTCATCACCTACCCGGTGCCCGACGACAAGCTCGACGTGATGCGCCAGTTGCTCCTCCCCGCCGGCGTGCGCCCCGCCGCGCGCCGCAGCGCCGAACTCACCGCCGCCATCGTGCAACTCGTGGCCAGCAAACGCGGCATCGCGGTGCTGCCGCGCTGGGCCGCCCTGCCCTATCTGGAACGCGGCTATGTGGTCGGCCGCCCGCTGGGGGCACCCGCCTTGCGCGGCGAACTGTTCGCCGCCATGCCGGCCGAACTGGCCCATCGCGCCTATCTGCGCGAATTCGTCGAACTGGTGCGCGGCAGCGAGCAGGCGCGCGAAGCGCAGGGTTGA